From Sphingopyxis sp. USTB-05, the proteins below share one genomic window:
- a CDS encoding HlyD family secretion protein: MNAPMTIEAEAPAKEIGRRGIALPKKAWKVGLVALVIAALGTWWILSPRSAESTDNAYLQADASEVAPRVGGLVTAVLVKDNQAVKAGDPLVRIDVRDYDSRLMAAEAAVADADAQVATARATLASLGAEQKLAAAQIRSVNTQIAAADAEFARAAEDRRRYNALLVDGFVTKRDAEQVSATAVGAASAAQRSRADLGASVEAAAVTRAKGPILSAQVRAAEAEAAKARAALALAKLDRGHTLVAAPIDGVVGNRRIQVGDYVQPGSRLLSVVPVRSIYVVANFKETQTREMRPGQKADVYVDALGETLRGTVESLAPGSGSEFTLLPFEPGSGNFTKIVQRVGVRIRLDPGQAALAELRPGLSVTAKVRLRS; the protein is encoded by the coding sequence ATGAACGCGCCGATGACGATCGAGGCCGAAGCGCCGGCCAAGGAAATCGGGCGCCGCGGGATCGCGCTGCCGAAAAAGGCGTGGAAGGTCGGGCTTGTTGCGCTCGTCATCGCCGCGCTCGGTACATGGTGGATATTGTCGCCGCGCAGCGCGGAGTCGACCGACAACGCCTATCTGCAGGCGGACGCCAGCGAGGTGGCGCCGCGCGTCGGCGGGCTGGTTACCGCGGTGCTGGTGAAGGACAATCAGGCGGTGAAGGCGGGCGATCCGCTCGTCCGCATCGACGTGCGCGATTATGACTCGCGGTTGATGGCGGCCGAGGCCGCGGTCGCCGATGCCGATGCACAGGTCGCGACGGCGCGCGCGACGCTCGCCTCGCTGGGCGCCGAGCAGAAGCTTGCGGCGGCGCAGATCCGTTCGGTGAATACGCAGATCGCCGCCGCCGATGCCGAATTTGCGCGCGCGGCCGAGGACCGGCGGCGTTACAATGCGCTGCTCGTCGACGGCTTCGTGACGAAGCGCGATGCCGAGCAGGTGTCGGCGACCGCGGTCGGCGCGGCGTCGGCAGCACAGCGCTCGCGCGCCGATCTGGGCGCGAGTGTCGAGGCGGCGGCGGTGACGCGCGCCAAGGGGCCGATCCTGTCGGCGCAGGTCAGGGCGGCCGAAGCCGAGGCGGCGAAGGCGCGCGCCGCGCTCGCACTGGCGAAGCTCGATCGCGGACATACGCTCGTCGCAGCGCCGATCGACGGCGTCGTCGGCAACCGGCGCATCCAGGTCGGCGACTATGTCCAGCCGGGATCGCGGCTGCTTTCGGTCGTGCCGGTGCGCTCGATCTATGTCGTCGCCAATTTCAAGGAAACGCAAACGCGCGAGATGCGCCCGGGGCAAAAGGCCGATGTCTATGTCGATGCGCTGGGCGAAACGCTGCGCGGCACGGTCGAAAGTCTCGCCCCGGGATCGGGCAGCGAGTTCACCTTGCTGCCGTTTGAGCCCGGATCGGGCAATTTCACCAAGATCGTCCAGCGCGTAGGGGTGCGCATCCGGCTCGATCCGGGGCAGGCGGCGCTCGCCGAACTGCGCCCGGGCCTGTCGGTGACGGCGAAGGTCCGGCTTCGTAGCTGA
- a CDS encoding PaaI family thioesterase: MTLARVQGLIASGGRPPIGHTLGFQLVDAGDGWAAFEGVPGPEHYNPQGTVHGGYAATLLDSACGIAVVTKLEEGQSMTTLELKTSYLKAMTEKTGKVRAEGRVISIGRRVAYTEAKITDEAGRILATATSTLLVIQP, encoded by the coding sequence ATGACGCTCGCGCGGGTGCAGGGACTGATTGCATCGGGCGGCCGCCCACCGATCGGGCATACGCTGGGTTTTCAGCTGGTCGATGCCGGCGATGGCTGGGCGGCGTTCGAAGGCGTGCCGGGCCCCGAACATTATAATCCGCAGGGGACTGTCCACGGCGGTTATGCAGCGACCTTGCTCGATTCCGCATGCGGGATCGCGGTCGTGACCAAGCTTGAGGAGGGGCAGTCGATGACGACGCTCGAGCTCAAGACCTCCTATCTGAAGGCCATGACCGAAAAGACCGGCAAGGTGCGCGCCGAGGGGCGGGTGATCTCGATCGGCCGCCGGGTCGCCTATACCGAGGCGAAGATCACCGACGAGGCAGGGCGTATCCTTGCGACGGCGACATCGACCCTGTTGGTGATCCAGCCATGA
- a CDS encoding TetR/AcrR family transcriptional regulator: protein MRYSTEHKAETRERVLKEAAKEIRAKGPDNVAVAGIMARAGLTHGGFYAHFPSKDALVKEAIGTMFADARVRSDRIDHDGEPRGVLRAYIDFYLSPAHRDGRDRGCPLPTLSGDFARSQPATRNRFGAGVEGIASRLAGPLAKLGFADARAESHALLAQLVGGVALARAVGDPALSDAMLADTHASIVARYGLEVAQ from the coding sequence GTGCGCTATTCAACCGAGCACAAGGCAGAGACCCGCGAACGGGTGCTGAAAGAGGCGGCGAAGGAGATTCGCGCGAAGGGACCGGACAATGTCGCCGTGGCGGGAATCATGGCGCGCGCGGGGCTGACCCATGGCGGCTTCTATGCCCATTTTCCGTCGAAGGACGCGCTGGTGAAGGAGGCGATCGGTACGATGTTCGCCGATGCGCGCGTGCGCAGCGACCGGATCGACCATGACGGCGAACCGCGCGGCGTCCTGCGTGCCTATATCGATTTCTACCTGTCGCCCGCGCATCGCGACGGGCGCGACCGGGGCTGCCCGCTGCCGACGCTGTCGGGCGATTTCGCACGGTCGCAGCCCGCGACGCGCAATCGTTTCGGCGCCGGGGTCGAGGGGATTGCGAGCCGGCTGGCCGGACCGCTCGCGAAGCTGGGCTTTGCGGACGCGCGGGCCGAATCGCACGCGCTGCTTGCGCAGCTCGTTGGCGGTGTCGCGCTCGCGCGGGCGGTTGGCGATCCGGCGCTTTCCGACGCGATGCTCGCCGATACCCACGCCAGCATCGTGGCACGCTATGGGCTGGAGGTCGCACAATGA
- a CDS encoding DHA2 family efflux MFS transporter permease subunit, translating to MASIPLSPAAGAASDDAPFNPAAMPDARKYLIFAVMAFGQFMALIDIQIVAASLNEVQAGLSAGPDEISWVQTAYLMAELVMIPFSAFLAQALSTRWLFAASAGLFTIASILCGLAWSIESMILFRAVQGFVGGAMIPTVFATGYMLFEGKQRAMIPAILGMVSVLAPTLGPTVGGWITDAMGWRWVFFINVLPGAMVTLAILALVRIDKPNLPMLRRIDWVHLASMAVFLAGLEFVLEEGPKHDWFSEPEIAIGAWMSFVAFGLFLERSFRSDGPIVRLTPFRKPTFVFACVFNLVIGFGLYASTYLVPIFLGRVQGYNASEIGTTVFVSGLAQLLGVPIAAALSQKVDQRIVITFGLSLFALGLWMFSFMTPEWGFAALFWPQVVRSFAIMLCIVPSVGLALGNFEGPELRYASGLFNLMRNLGGAIGIALVNTWLSDNLRIHMLRLSEALGRSADAANEAAAGLAQHIGRYVSDPALAQQMAEGTLGRIVGREALTLAFDDVFRLMAYLFLAALVMVPFCKPPPIGGPAPKDAH from the coding sequence ATGGCCTCCATCCCGCTTTCTCCCGCCGCCGGCGCCGCTTCGGACGACGCACCGTTCAACCCGGCGGCGATGCCCGACGCACGGAAATATCTGATCTTTGCCGTGATGGCGTTCGGCCAGTTCATGGCGCTGATCGACATCCAGATCGTCGCTGCTTCCCTGAACGAGGTGCAGGCGGGGCTCAGCGCCGGACCCGACGAAATAAGCTGGGTACAGACTGCCTATCTGATGGCCGAACTGGTGATGATCCCCTTCTCTGCCTTCCTCGCGCAGGCGCTCTCGACGCGCTGGCTGTTCGCGGCGTCGGCGGGGCTGTTCACGATCGCAAGCATACTGTGCGGCCTCGCGTGGAGCATCGAATCGATGATCCTTTTCCGCGCCGTGCAGGGCTTTGTCGGCGGCGCGATGATCCCGACCGTCTTCGCGACGGGATATATGCTGTTCGAGGGCAAGCAGCGCGCAATGATCCCCGCGATCCTCGGCATGGTGTCGGTGCTGGCCCCGACGCTTGGCCCGACGGTCGGCGGCTGGATCACCGATGCGATGGGCTGGCGCTGGGTCTTTTTCATCAACGTCCTGCCCGGCGCGATGGTGACGCTCGCGATCCTGGCGCTCGTCCGCATCGACAAGCCGAACCTGCCGATGCTGCGCCGTATCGACTGGGTGCATCTCGCCTCGATGGCGGTGTTCCTCGCGGGACTGGAGTTCGTGCTGGAGGAGGGACCGAAGCACGACTGGTTCAGCGAGCCCGAAATCGCGATCGGCGCCTGGATGTCATTCGTCGCCTTTGGCCTCTTCCTCGAACGCTCCTTCCGTTCGGACGGGCCGATCGTCAGGCTCACGCCATTCCGCAAACCGACCTTTGTCTTCGCCTGCGTCTTCAATCTCGTGATCGGCTTCGGCCTCTATGCCAGCACCTATCTCGTTCCGATCTTCCTCGGCCGCGTGCAGGGCTATAACGCCTCCGAAATCGGGACGACGGTCTTCGTTTCGGGCCTCGCCCAACTCCTCGGCGTCCCGATCGCCGCGGCATTGTCGCAAAAGGTCGACCAGCGCATCGTCATCACCTTCGGGCTCAGCCTCTTCGCGCTCGGCCTCTGGATGTTCAGCTTCATGACCCCCGAATGGGGTTTCGCCGCACTCTTCTGGCCCCAGGTCGTGCGCAGCTTCGCGATCATGCTGTGCATCGTGCCCTCGGTCGGCCTTGCGCTGGGCAATTTCGAGGGGCCCGAACTCCGCTACGCCTCGGGCCTGTTCAACCTGATGCGCAACCTTGGCGGCGCGATCGGCATCGCGCTCGTCAACACCTGGCTCAGCGACAATCTGCGCATCCATATGCTGCGCCTGTCGGAAGCATTGGGCCGCTCGGCCGACGCCGCGAACGAAGCCGCGGCGGGGCTGGCGCAGCATATTGGCCGTTATGTGTCCGACCCCGCGCTCGCGCAGCAGATGGCAGAGGGCACGCTCGGCCGCATCGTCGGCCGCGAGGCGCTGACGCTGGCTTTCGACGACGTCTTTCGCCTGATGGCATATCTGTTCCTGGCGGCGCTGGTGATGGTCCCCTTTTGCAAGCCGCCCCCGATCGGCGGCCCCGCGCCGAAGGACGCGCATTAG
- a CDS encoding helix-turn-helix transcriptional regulator produces the protein MDSLFVREAGEIENAFLAAPFEDDGWNAALRLFARRTGSSRAQLLGLGDDATLFNFMPDIDPAYQREFMEIEGWRPEVNWRVAAGGRPMEVLSEAHYDIVRQHSGTDDYEEHVRKWDGVHGCQTVLVEGEGLMVGLAALRSERDGRTAGRDRKLFAAGATYALAAVRMQQAMAQRGTAMTVGAFDAIGVAAFLIDRHGTVAALSAAAEAIVGERADGALCLRRGRLGAGRRDADPVLQTALARALNGAGAEGAMQQYWIASPRNGAPGILCELFRLPRRQWDFGFDPRVLVVARRAADIPAMRTAPLRDALGLTAAEAEIALRLANGEAREEIAAGRGTSALTLGTQIKSILRKSDVGREAELTALVNRLMR, from the coding sequence ATGGATAGTCTGTTCGTTCGCGAGGCGGGCGAGATCGAAAACGCCTTTCTGGCGGCGCCGTTCGAGGACGACGGCTGGAACGCGGCGCTGCGCCTGTTCGCGCGGCGGACAGGGTCGTCGCGTGCGCAATTGCTGGGGCTGGGCGACGACGCGACGCTGTTCAACTTCATGCCCGACATCGACCCCGCCTATCAGCGCGAATTCATGGAAATCGAAGGATGGCGGCCCGAGGTGAACTGGCGTGTCGCCGCTGGCGGGCGACCGATGGAGGTGCTGAGCGAGGCGCATTACGATATCGTCCGGCAACACAGCGGCACCGACGATTATGAAGAGCATGTGCGCAAGTGGGACGGCGTTCACGGATGCCAGACGGTGCTGGTCGAGGGCGAGGGGCTGATGGTCGGGCTGGCGGCGCTTCGTTCGGAGCGCGATGGCCGGACGGCAGGGCGCGACCGCAAGCTGTTCGCGGCGGGCGCGACCTATGCGCTTGCGGCGGTGCGGATGCAGCAGGCGATGGCGCAGCGCGGCACCGCGATGACCGTCGGCGCGTTCGATGCGATCGGCGTCGCGGCCTTTCTGATCGACCGGCATGGCACGGTTGCGGCGTTGTCGGCGGCGGCCGAAGCGATCGTCGGCGAGCGCGCGGATGGCGCACTCTGCCTGCGCCGCGGGCGGCTGGGCGCGGGGCGACGCGATGCCGATCCGGTGCTGCAGACGGCGCTTGCCCGTGCGTTGAACGGCGCCGGAGCCGAGGGGGCGATGCAGCAATATTGGATCGCGTCCCCGCGCAACGGCGCGCCGGGTATATTGTGCGAATTGTTCCGCCTGCCCCGGCGCCAATGGGATTTCGGTTTCGACCCGCGCGTGCTGGTCGTGGCGCGCCGTGCGGCCGATATCCCGGCAATGCGGACGGCGCCGCTGCGCGATGCGCTGGGACTGACGGCGGCCGAGGCCGAGATCGCGCTGCGGCTGGCGAATGGTGAAGCGCGCGAGGAAATCGCTGCAGGGCGCGGGACGAGCGCGCTGACGCTGGGCACGCAGATCAAATCAATCCTGCGCAAGAGCGATGTCGGCCGCGAGGCCGAACTGACGGCATTGGTGAACCGGCTGATGCGTTGA
- a CDS encoding YceI family protein, translating to MRRILPYAALAFAAVVATPIVLAQGGSAPGAPDKSRVTAGTYAADPLHTMVVWEVDHLGFSKYTGIFGDVSGTLVIDPKNPAAAKVDVIIPVSKVTTANAGLTSHLLRPGKDGGKPDFFGAAPADAKFVSTSVVLDDDGDEAKVTGNLTLNGVTKPVTLDVDFHGAGVGMNKKETVGFQAETTIKRSDFGINMGIPYVSDAVELEIHAAFEKQ from the coding sequence ATGCGTCGCATCCTCCCCTATGCCGCTCTCGCTTTCGCCGCCGTTGTCGCAACCCCGATCGTCCTCGCGCAGGGCGGTTCGGCCCCCGGCGCCCCCGACAAATCGCGCGTCACCGCCGGCACCTACGCCGCCGATCCGCTCCACACGATGGTCGTATGGGAAGTCGATCACCTCGGCTTCAGCAAATATACCGGCATCTTCGGCGACGTGTCCGGCACGCTCGTCATCGATCCCAAGAATCCCGCCGCGGCCAAGGTCGACGTCATCATCCCCGTGTCGAAGGTCACGACCGCCAACGCCGGCCTGACCAGCCACCTGCTGCGCCCCGGCAAGGACGGCGGCAAGCCCGACTTCTTTGGCGCCGCCCCCGCCGACGCCAAATTCGTCTCGACCAGCGTCGTCCTAGACGACGACGGCGACGAAGCGAAGGTTACCGGCAATTTGACGCTGAACGGCGTGACCAAGCCCGTCACTCTCGACGTCGATTTCCACGGCGCGGGCGTCGGCATGAACAAGAAGGAAACTGTCGGCTTCCAGGCCGAAACCACGATCAAGCGCAGCGATTTCGGCATCAACATGGGCATTCCCTACGTCAGCGACGCCGTCGAACTCGAAATCCACGCCGCTTTCGAAAAGCAGTAA
- a CDS encoding rhodanese-like domain-containing protein, with the protein MHRSLLLAFALAATPALAQANPQIDYPGFQALTASVAPERATRLIAFDAFKAEAAKPGTLLLDARSKDAFARGHIKGAVNLPLTDFTAESLAAVVGANPGRPILIYCNNNFSNHRSPVPLKSAPLALNIQTFINLVGYGYPNILELADVVDFNDPKVEWVTGNKIWLPGSF; encoded by the coding sequence ATGCACCGCAGCCTGCTTCTCGCGTTTGCCCTCGCCGCCACCCCCGCGCTGGCGCAAGCCAATCCGCAGATCGACTATCCCGGATTCCAGGCGCTCACCGCCAGCGTCGCCCCCGAACGCGCGACGCGCCTCATCGCCTTCGATGCCTTCAAGGCGGAGGCCGCCAAACCCGGCACCCTCCTGCTCGACGCGCGCTCGAAGGACGCCTTCGCGCGCGGCCATATCAAGGGCGCGGTCAATCTGCCGCTCACCGACTTCACCGCCGAAAGCCTCGCCGCGGTGGTGGGCGCCAACCCCGGCCGCCCCATCCTCATCTATTGCAACAATAATTTCTCGAACCACCGCAGCCCCGTGCCGCTGAAATCGGCACCGCTCGCGCTCAACATCCAGACCTTCATCAACCTTGTCGGCTATGGCTATCCGAACATCCTCGAACTCGCCGACGTCGTCGATTTCAACGATCCCAAGGTGGAGTGGGTGACGGGGAATAAGATCTGGCTCCCCGGCTCTTTTTGA
- the katG gene encoding catalase/peroxidase HPI gives MNDPTPIDPAGGCPVHQPGGARALLGRTNKDWWPEMLATEILNPNGSSNPLGDDFDYAAAFKSIDYQGLKDDLTALMTDSQPWWPADYGHYGPFFIRMAWHAAGTYRTADGRGGANSGQQRFAPLDSWPDNGNLDKARRLLWPIKQKYGNKISWADLFILAGNVAIESMGGPVFGFGGGRADVFEPERDIYWGSEDKWVNQGVQTRIAPEHGFHAIEGPLAAIQMGLIYVNPEGPQGNSHDDEGMARDMKETFARMAMNDEETVALTAGGHTFGKAHGNGDASLLGNAPAGGDLAAQGFGWVSGHESGGIGEHTVTSGLEGAWTNTPDKWTDNFFRLLFDYDYELVKSPAGANQWQPIDQKEEDMAPAAWDPNLKVPTMMTTADMALKRDPAYRKISEKFRDDHEAFRDAFARAWFKLTHRDMGPKIRYLGPEVPAEDLIWQDPIPAGSKPSDADVKAVKDKITASGLTVSQLIKTAWASASTYRKSDFRGGANGARVRLAPQKDWEVNEPAELAKVLGTLDGLRGSLSMADAIVLGGVVGLEKAIKDAGFGVSVPFNGGRGDASAEQTDADSFAVMEPEADAFRNYVGKKKLAVKIEEMMLDRASLLGLSVPEMTVLIGGLRVLGANHGERGHGHFTKRSGQLTNDYFVNLLDMTNVWKSVEGSDDQEYVATDRASGGETWRATRADLIFGSNAELRAVAEVYAEKGHEEKFVKDFVKAWTKVMNADRFDLA, from the coding sequence ATGAACGACCCCACCCCCATCGATCCAGCGGGCGGTTGCCCGGTCCATCAGCCGGGAGGCGCACGCGCGCTGCTTGGTCGCACCAACAAGGATTGGTGGCCCGAGATGCTGGCGACCGAGATACTGAACCCGAACGGCTCGTCGAATCCCTTGGGCGATGACTTCGATTATGCGGCCGCCTTCAAGTCGATCGACTATCAGGGGCTGAAGGATGATTTGACCGCGCTGATGACCGACAGCCAGCCCTGGTGGCCGGCGGACTATGGTCACTACGGGCCTTTTTTCATCCGCATGGCATGGCACGCCGCCGGCACCTATCGCACCGCCGATGGGCGCGGCGGCGCCAATAGCGGGCAACAGCGCTTCGCGCCGCTCGACAGTTGGCCCGACAACGGAAACCTCGACAAGGCGCGCCGCCTGCTGTGGCCGATCAAGCAGAAATACGGCAACAAGATCAGTTGGGCCGACCTGTTTATCCTCGCAGGCAATGTCGCGATCGAAAGCATGGGCGGACCGGTCTTCGGTTTCGGCGGCGGCCGCGCCGACGTGTTCGAGCCGGAACGCGACATTTATTGGGGCAGCGAAGACAAATGGGTCAACCAGGGCGTGCAGACGCGCATCGCCCCCGAACATGGCTTCCATGCGATCGAAGGGCCGCTCGCCGCGATCCAGATGGGCCTGATCTACGTCAATCCGGAGGGGCCCCAGGGCAATTCGCACGATGATGAAGGCATGGCGCGCGACATGAAGGAAACCTTCGCGCGCATGGCGATGAACGACGAGGAAACAGTCGCGCTCACCGCGGGCGGCCATACGTTCGGCAAGGCGCACGGCAATGGCGATGCGTCGCTGCTCGGCAACGCTCCCGCGGGCGGCGACCTCGCTGCGCAGGGCTTTGGCTGGGTCAGCGGGCATGAAAGCGGCGGCATCGGAGAGCATACGGTCACCAGCGGCCTCGAAGGCGCGTGGACGAATACGCCGGACAAATGGACCGACAATTTCTTCCGCCTGCTGTTCGATTATGATTATGAGCTGGTGAAGTCGCCGGCGGGGGCCAACCAGTGGCAGCCGATCGACCAGAAGGAAGAGGATATGGCCCCCGCGGCCTGGGATCCGAACCTGAAGGTCCCGACGATGATGACCACCGCCGACATGGCGCTGAAGCGCGATCCGGCATACCGCAAGATCAGCGAGAAGTTCCGCGACGATCATGAGGCGTTTCGGGATGCCTTCGCGCGGGCATGGTTCAAGCTGACCCACCGCGATATGGGGCCGAAGATTCGCTATCTCGGCCCCGAAGTCCCGGCCGAAGATCTGATCTGGCAGGACCCGATCCCCGCCGGCTCGAAGCCGTCGGACGCCGACGTCAAGGCGGTAAAGGACAAGATCACGGCCAGCGGCCTGACCGTCAGCCAGTTGATCAAGACGGCCTGGGCCTCGGCGAGTACCTATCGCAAATCCGACTTCCGCGGCGGGGCCAATGGTGCGCGTGTGCGCCTTGCGCCGCAAAAGGACTGGGAAGTCAACGAACCTGCCGAACTCGCGAAGGTGCTCGGCACGCTCGACGGCCTGCGCGGCAGCCTGTCGATGGCCGACGCGATCGTGCTTGGCGGTGTCGTCGGGCTCGAAAAGGCGATCAAGGATGCGGGTTTCGGCGTTTCGGTGCCCTTCAACGGCGGCCGCGGCGATGCGTCGGCGGAGCAGACCGACGCCGACAGCTTCGCGGTGATGGAGCCCGAGGCTGACGCCTTCCGCAACTATGTCGGCAAGAAGAAGCTCGCGGTGAAGATCGAGGAAATGATGCTCGACCGCGCCTCGCTGCTCGGCCTGTCGGTGCCCGAAATGACGGTGCTGATCGGGGGGCTGCGCGTCCTCGGCGCCAATCACGGCGAGCGCGGGCACGGGCATTTCACAAAACGTTCGGGCCAGTTGACGAACGATTATTTCGTCAACCTGCTCGACATGACCAATGTGTGGAAGTCCGTCGAAGGCTCGGACGACCAGGAATATGTCGCGACCGACCGCGCGAGCGGGGGCGAGACGTGGCGCGCGACACGCGCCGACCTGATCTTCGGCTCGAACGCGGAACTCCGCGCAGTCGCCGAAGTCTATGCCGAGAAGGGCCATGAGGAGAAATTCGTCAAGGACTTCGTAAAGGCGTGGACCAAGGTGATGAACGCCGACCGTTTCGACCTCGCCTGA
- a CDS encoding TonB-dependent receptor, protein MTAKYPSVRRRVQASSLTLSFLLACGATPASAAETAADEAAAAAATAADAAVDTDDQASRGDIIIVTARRRQETAQEVPVAISVIRGDSIEATGNFNVVKLQQLAPTLQVYTSNPRNTSVNIRGLGVPFGLTSDGFEQGVGIYVDDVYNSRVAAATFDFLDVAQVEVLRGPQGTLYGKNTTAGAINITTNQPTFDFEGRAEVSVGNLNYRQAKAAISGPLTDKIAARIAIAATSRRGTLYNTVSDRWINEQDNLGLRGQLLFQPNEDLSITLAGDYSKQDPEGYGTTYVRVGRTQRALARQYDALVAAVNAANPGRNYAVPSTNPYDRLTDLDASLNAGNKIGGASVRVKWDVGPGSLTSISAWRFWDWKPENDRDFTGLSIVSKSQNPSQQDQYSQEFRYNYEGDKVDFVVGLFGFKQRIDTQGTEQQGADASKWSLTGALADNPAVLNGLTATNTQYLKSTSAALFGQLSWKVTDALTIQPGARVNYDKKSGFYRRVVTNGAGQVINCTPAPGTSLPAILAAQCGVYQPQESAPSDSAWNFTYDFNVNYKVAPDILAYATYAKSFKTLGINQNGLPLNADNTVNYDASTVKPESIDHFEIGLKTQFLDRRATFNLSAYRTEIKDFQATVNGGQFGTVRGYLANADKVRTQGIEADLKIVASDRFTAYANGAYTDAKYKKFTNAPCPPELSGGTLQPANATPNYSQPGVPGALSPRQCDISGQRLPGVSKWAFSYGAETNVPVTLLAKEGQIYLGVDGNYRSHWNSNASPSIYTNVKGYALTNFRVGFRGEGLDVFGWVRNAFDIDYIELLQVAPGNTGLIAGQVGDERTWGGTVKFSF, encoded by the coding sequence ATGACTGCGAAATATCCTTCGGTCCGCCGCCGCGTGCAGGCCTCCTCGCTTACACTGTCCTTTTTGCTCGCGTGCGGCGCGACGCCCGCTTCGGCCGCTGAAACCGCCGCCGACGAAGCCGCTGCCGCCGCTGCGACCGCTGCCGATGCCGCCGTTGATACCGACGATCAGGCCAGCCGCGGCGACATCATCATCGTCACCGCCCGCCGCCGTCAGGAAACCGCGCAGGAAGTACCGGTCGCCATCTCGGTGATCCGCGGCGATTCGATCGAGGCGACAGGCAATTTCAACGTCGTGAAGCTCCAGCAGCTCGCCCCGACGCTGCAGGTCTACACCTCGAACCCCCGCAACACCTCGGTCAATATTCGCGGCCTCGGCGTGCCGTTCGGTCTGACCAGCGACGGTTTCGAGCAGGGCGTCGGCATCTATGTCGACGATGTTTACAATTCGCGCGTTGCCGCCGCGACTTTCGACTTCCTCGATGTCGCGCAGGTCGAAGTTCTGCGCGGGCCACAGGGCACGCTGTACGGCAAGAATACGACCGCCGGCGCAATCAACATTACGACGAACCAGCCGACCTTCGATTTCGAGGGCAGGGCGGAAGTGAGCGTCGGCAATCTCAATTATCGTCAGGCGAAGGCGGCAATTTCCGGCCCGCTGACGGACAAGATTGCAGCGCGCATCGCCATCGCGGCTACCAGCCGACGTGGCACGCTTTATAACACGGTCAGCGATCGCTGGATCAACGAGCAGGACAATCTGGGTCTGCGCGGCCAGTTGCTGTTCCAGCCCAACGAAGATCTCAGCATCACGCTCGCGGGCGACTATAGCAAACAGGACCCCGAAGGTTACGGCACGACCTATGTCCGCGTGGGCCGGACGCAGCGCGCGCTCGCCCGTCAGTATGACGCGCTGGTTGCGGCGGTGAATGCCGCCAATCCGGGGCGCAACTATGCCGTGCCAAGCACCAATCCCTATGACCGCCTGACCGACCTGGATGCCAGCCTGAACGCCGGTAACAAGATCGGCGGCGCTTCGGTGCGCGTTAAATGGGACGTCGGCCCCGGTTCCTTGACGTCGATCAGCGCCTGGCGCTTCTGGGACTGGAAGCCCGAGAATGACCGCGACTTCACCGGCCTCTCGATCGTCTCGAAATCGCAGAACCCGTCGCAGCAGGACCAATATAGCCAGGAATTCCGCTACAATTACGAGGGCGACAAGGTCGATTTCGTCGTCGGCCTGTTCGGCTTCAAGCAGCGGATCGACACGCAGGGGACCGAGCAGCAGGGCGCCGATGCCAGCAAATGGAGCCTGACCGGCGCATTGGCGGATAATCCCGCCGTCCTCAACGGCCTGACCGCCACCAATACGCAATATCTCAAGAGCACCAGCGCCGCGCTGTTCGGCCAGCTTAGCTGGAAGGTGACCGACGCCCTGACGATCCAGCCGGGCGCGCGCGTCAATTATGACAAGAAATCGGGTTTTTACCGGCGCGTCGTGACGAACGGCGCGGGGCAGGTGATCAATTGCACCCCGGCACCAGGCACCAGCCTTCCCGCAATATTGGCGGCGCAGTGCGGCGTCTATCAGCCGCAGGAAAGCGCGCCGTCGGACAGCGCGTGGAACTTCACCTATGATTTCAACGTGAACTACAAGGTCGCGCCCGATATTCTGGCCTATGCGACCTATGCCAAGAGCTTCAAGACGCTGGGCATCAACCAGAATGGCCTGCCGCTGAATGCCGACAACACGGTCAATTATGATGCGAGCACGGTGAAGCCTGAATCGATCGACCATTTCGAAATCGGCCTCAAGACGCAGTTCCTGGACCGGCGCGCGACGTTCAACCTCTCGGCGTATCGCACCGAAATCAAGGATTTCCAGGCTACGGTGAACGGCGGGCAGTTCGGCACGGTGCGCGGCTATCTCGCCAACGCCGACAAGGTTCGGACGCAGGGCATCGAAGCGGACCTCAAGATCGTCGCGAGCGATCGCTTCACCGCTTATGCCAATGGCGCCTATACCGACGCCAAGTACAAGAAGTTCACCAACGCGCCGTGCCCGCCCGAACTGTCGGGCGGAACGCTTCAGCCGGCAAATGCGACGCCAAACTATTCGCAGCCGGGGGTTCCCGGCGCGCTGAGCCCGCGGCAGTGCGACATCTCTGGCCAGCGCCTGCCCGGCGTGTCGAAATGGGCCTTTTCCTACGGCGCCGAAACCAATGTTCCGGTGACGTTGCTGGCGAAGGAAGGGCAGATTTATCTGGGCGTCGACGGCAATTACCGCTCGCATTGGAATTCGAACGCGTCGCCGTCGATCTATACCAATGTAAAGGGCTATGCGCTTACCAACTTCCGCGTCGGTTTCCGCGGCGAGGGCCTCGATGTTTTTGGGTGGGTCCGCAACGCCTTCGATATCGATTATATCGAATTGCTGCAGGTCGCGCCCGGCAACACCGGCCTGATCGCCGGTCAGGTGGGCGACGAGCGCACTTGGGGCGGGACGGTGAAGTTCAGCTTCTGA